In Rheinheimera sp. MM224, one DNA window encodes the following:
- a CDS encoding VOC family protein: MRFEHLALNVAEPKAMAAWYCQHLGLRVRRALPDQAQTHFLVDDSDQMMLEIYCNPADQVPDYPNMHPLLLHLALVSVDPYADSKRLQQAGAQQVDEVNLADGSLLVMLRDPWGLALQLCRRGAALNQA, from the coding sequence ATGAGATTTGAACATCTGGCATTAAATGTCGCTGAACCTAAAGCTATGGCTGCCTGGTACTGTCAGCATTTAGGGCTGCGAGTCAGGCGTGCTTTACCGGACCAGGCTCAGACGCATTTTCTGGTGGATGACAGCGACCAGATGATGCTGGAGATTTATTGTAATCCGGCCGATCAGGTACCGGATTATCCGAACATGCATCCCTTGTTATTGCATCTGGCGTTGGTTAGTGTTGACCCTTATGCCGATAGCAAAAGGTTGCAGCAGGCTGGTGCACAGCAGGTGGATGAAGTGAATTTAGCTGACGGCTCTTTGCTAGTGATGCTGCGTGACCCCTGGGGGCTGGCATTGCAGTTGTGCCGACGTGGTGCGGCTTTGAACCAAGCTTAA
- a CDS encoding methyl-accepting chemotaxis protein, with protein MKNIILSILLMFSAGLAILSFYSWNSAKASEEGMADLYQLSVLQVNPISDVYGMLLRSRLALAGGFIEKEGGQLDKAQVSAQRGEKFLKEAVDKFNAFAEVGLKGDHKEMVQEMQKVFSSYFTAIEKTAKELQTGTSESYVTANLEARDTNVKAQEMVAQFVEQASTKNSSFMQEASDRYSATAILCAIFLAISLAALVMSWYLIKKMLIQPLELAGVHFQRMAQGDLSSQIKVESKNEIGALFSGLQHLQQSQKDTISQINNTATQLASAAEELSIVTSQSTEGLDLQNAELQQAATAVNEMTVAVEDVAQNALSTSDASRESNELASRSFEEMKQTIAQTRKMATEMKTSAELVQELAIQAGNIGQVLDVIRALAEQTNLLALNAAIEAARAGDAGRGFAVVADEVRALAHRTQNSTKEIEQLITHIRQGTAKAVQSIESSTGLADNTVEMANKAGQAFEQICHSVSHINERNLLIATASEEQAHVARDVDRSLVAIKDLAVQTSAGANQTNAASQELAGMASRLMDMVKRFKV; from the coding sequence TTGAAAAATATAATTTTATCTATTCTTCTGATGTTCAGCGCTGGCCTGGCCATATTAAGTTTTTACTCCTGGAACAGCGCAAAAGCCAGCGAAGAAGGTATGGCTGATCTGTATCAACTTTCAGTACTGCAAGTAAATCCAATTTCTGATGTGTACGGCATGTTGTTGCGCAGCAGGTTAGCATTAGCTGGTGGCTTTATCGAAAAGGAAGGCGGACAACTGGATAAAGCTCAAGTCAGCGCGCAGCGTGGCGAAAAGTTTCTGAAAGAGGCTGTCGACAAATTTAATGCGTTTGCTGAAGTTGGCCTGAAAGGTGACCATAAAGAGATGGTGCAGGAAATGCAGAAAGTCTTTTCTTCATACTTCACTGCAATTGAAAAAACAGCGAAGGAGCTGCAAACAGGCACCAGCGAAAGTTATGTTACAGCCAACCTGGAAGCCCGTGATACTAATGTGAAAGCGCAGGAAATGGTCGCGCAGTTTGTTGAACAAGCCAGCACCAAAAACAGCAGTTTTATGCAAGAAGCGTCCGATCGCTACAGTGCAACCGCCATTCTGTGTGCCATCTTTCTGGCTATTTCGTTGGCCGCTTTAGTCATGAGCTGGTATTTAATTAAAAAAATGCTGATCCAACCGCTGGAACTGGCGGGAGTGCATTTTCAACGTATGGCGCAAGGCGATTTAAGCAGTCAAATCAAAGTCGAAAGCAAAAATGAGATAGGAGCGCTGTTTTCTGGTCTGCAGCATTTACAACAAAGCCAAAAAGACACTATTAGTCAAATCAACAACACCGCGACTCAGTTAGCGTCTGCAGCTGAAGAATTGAGTATTGTGACCTCACAAAGTACTGAAGGCCTCGATTTACAGAATGCTGAACTGCAGCAAGCTGCGACAGCAGTCAATGAGATGACAGTGGCGGTAGAAGATGTAGCACAAAATGCATTATCCACCTCAGACGCTTCAAGAGAATCCAACGAGCTGGCCAGTCGCAGCTTTGAAGAGATGAAACAAACTATTGCTCAAACCCGTAAAATGGCGACGGAAATGAAGACCTCTGCTGAGCTGGTTCAGGAACTGGCAATACAGGCTGGCAATATAGGTCAGGTGCTGGACGTCATCCGGGCTTTAGCAGAACAAACTAATTTATTGGCATTAAACGCGGCAATAGAAGCAGCCCGAGCCGGTGATGCCGGGCGGGGTTTTGCTGTAGTTGCAGATGAAGTCAGGGCTCTGGCTCATCGCACTCAGAACTCCACCAAAGAAATTGAACAGTTAATTACGCATATCCGTCAGGGCACAGCTAAAGCTGTACAGTCAATAGAATCCAGCACCGGGCTTGCAGATAATACAGTAGAAATGGCCAACAAAGCGGGTCAGGCGTTTGAGCAGATCTGTCACTCGGTCAGTCATATCAATGAGCGTAATTTACTGATAGCCACAGCCTCAGAAGAGCAAGCTCATGTGGCACGTGATGTGGACAGAAGTCTGGTTGCTATCAAGGATTTGGCGGTACAAACCTCGGCTGGCGCAAATCAAACCAACGCCGCCAGTCAGGAATTGGCAGGTATGGCTTCCAGACTGATGGATATGGTCAAACGTTTTAAAGTTTAA
- a CDS encoding porin gives MNKRYCAALGSLVLLSSGAQAFEWDVYGKLDLQGLYVDEGLYRYSDQGWQIEAPFTRLGFKARQELVDNLDLIVVYEWQVNGLDDANKGHRLGSRNTYIGFAGNWGELVFGKNDTRFKKSEGKIDLFNETLNDIAQLSAGQDRLENIVGYQSPVIEGFQLQATYQTGASDEVAGGYDWTVSYGDSGFKAYPYYFAYSQARELNNIDAERILAHFKLMELSGGQLSAGLMLQHSEHVTRNVDGDAVMAQLAYKLEALTYKLQWQRDDSKIRHAETGTLWTIGADYALNSEMVIYTMFSTLDFETEQDESAALGFKYNF, from the coding sequence TTGAACAAAAGATATTGTGCAGCTCTTGGCTCGCTGGTGCTGCTGAGTTCCGGAGCCCAGGCTTTTGAATGGGATGTCTATGGTAAGCTGGATCTGCAAGGTCTGTATGTTGATGAAGGCTTATATCGGTATTCCGACCAGGGTTGGCAAATTGAAGCACCTTTTACCCGACTGGGATTTAAGGCCCGACAGGAGCTGGTAGATAATCTCGACCTGATCGTGGTTTATGAGTGGCAGGTGAATGGTCTGGACGATGCGAATAAAGGCCATCGACTTGGTAGCCGCAATACTTATATTGGCTTTGCCGGTAATTGGGGGGAGTTAGTTTTTGGTAAAAACGATACCCGTTTTAAAAAATCCGAAGGCAAAATCGATTTATTTAACGAAACCCTCAATGACATAGCTCAGTTGAGCGCAGGGCAGGACAGACTCGAGAATATAGTGGGTTATCAGAGCCCTGTCATCGAAGGTTTTCAACTGCAAGCCACCTACCAGACTGGCGCCAGTGATGAAGTGGCCGGTGGTTATGACTGGACTGTGAGCTACGGCGACTCTGGTTTTAAAGCTTATCCTTACTATTTTGCCTACAGTCAGGCGCGTGAGTTGAACAACATTGATGCCGAACGTATTCTGGCTCACTTTAAACTGATGGAATTGTCAGGAGGCCAACTGTCTGCCGGTCTGATGTTGCAACACAGTGAACATGTCACCCGTAATGTTGATGGTGACGCGGTGATGGCACAGCTTGCTTATAAGCTTGAGGCTCTGACTTACAAGCTGCAATGGCAACGTGATGACAGTAAAATCCGTCACGCAGAAACCGGAACTTTATGGACTATAGGTGCAGACTACGCGCTGAACAGTGAGATGGTGATTTACACTATGTTCTCGACTCTGGACTTCGAGACCGAGCAGGACGAATCTGCAGCTTTAGGTTTTAAATACAACTTCTGA
- a CDS encoding TIGR00645 family protein gives MEQLIEKAMYATRWLMAPIYLGLSLALLALGIKFFQEVFHILPIIFSMKEVDLILVILSLIDITLVGGLIVMVMFSGYENFVSRLDIEGDGDKLGWLGKLDSNSLKNKVAASIVAISSIHLLKIFMDTENIPNDKIMWYLLIHMTFVLSAFAMGYLDKITKEAGNKDNF, from the coding sequence ATGGAACAACTAATTGAAAAGGCGATGTACGCCACCCGCTGGCTGATGGCACCTATTTACCTTGGTCTGAGTTTGGCATTGCTGGCACTTGGCATAAAATTTTTTCAGGAAGTCTTTCATATTCTGCCGATCATTTTCAGTATGAAAGAAGTGGATTTAATTCTGGTGATCCTGTCCTTGATTGATATCACGCTAGTCGGCGGTTTAATTGTGATGGTGATGTTTTCCGGCTACGAAAACTTTGTCTCACGGCTGGATATTGAAGGTGACGGTGACAAATTAGGCTGGCTGGGTAAGCTGGATTCCAACTCACTGAAAAATAAAGTAGCGGCTTCTATAGTCGCCATTTCATCTATTCATTTACTGAAGATATTTATGGATACCGAAAATATCCCAAATGACAAAATCATGTGGTACTTGCTGATCCATATGACTTTTGTGCTTTCGGCTTTTGCTATGGGTTATCTGGATAAAATAACTAAAGAAGCAGGCAATAAAGATAACTTTTAA
- a CDS encoding S46 family peptidase, producing MKKTLLALALSIATFAHADEGMWQPHQLPELEQLLKEKGLEIDAKSIAQLTAFPMNAVISLGGCTASFVSNQGLVVTNHHCAYGSIQHNSTAANNLLAKGFLAKDLDEELPAAPGSKVFVTQEVTNVTAQINQELSPALKGKERFDKIDELRKEQIAACETPGYRCDVYSFHGGLEYYLIKQMEIRDVRLVHAPASGIGKFGGDIDNWMWPRHTGDYSFYRAYVGKDGQPADFSAENVPFTPPSYLKVSAKPLKENDFVMVIGYPGRTNRYNSAAEVENQFTQVLPLSKAYREEAIAVIKQHSAEGSEARIKYESILASLANYAKNFEGMITSYQKGDTQQRKDQFDKALNLWIKSSPARQAKYAPAVRNLQQLLVEEQENQQRDLVLGYLSYGQLFNTAKRLYRLANEQQKPDAEREMGYQERDLERFSASMKRLSRSFDAKVEQELMLHFLQHYAKLPADQRLKSLDGYFGIGSAELDVAALRTKLEGLYQATKLSDEVERLAWMGKSVDDYKASDDPLIQYAVAMYDTDIALENAEKEHKGKLAVARPQVMEAIIAFNKANGKAVYADANSTLRVTYGSIKGYQPKDAVSYQPFTTAAGILQKQTGVDPFDAPPAQVEALKQGDFGIYKDAVYNNLPVNFLSTVDTTGGNSGSPTLNGKAELVGLLFDGVIEGIIGNWDYDPATNRSIHVDSRYMLWQMEKVDGATNLLKEMTIVKE from the coding sequence ATGAAAAAAACTCTGCTTGCGCTGGCTTTGTCCATCGCCACTTTTGCCCATGCCGATGAAGGTATGTGGCAACCTCATCAGTTACCTGAACTTGAACAACTCCTCAAAGAAAAAGGTTTAGAAATTGATGCCAAAAGTATTGCTCAACTGACAGCCTTTCCTATGAATGCTGTGATCAGCTTAGGTGGCTGTACTGCTTCTTTTGTCTCTAATCAGGGTCTGGTGGTGACCAACCATCACTGTGCTTATGGCAGCATTCAGCACAACAGCACAGCTGCAAATAACCTGCTGGCCAAAGGTTTTTTAGCGAAAGATTTAGACGAAGAATTACCTGCTGCTCCTGGCTCTAAAGTCTTTGTTACTCAGGAAGTGACCAATGTCACAGCGCAAATTAATCAGGAATTGTCACCCGCTCTTAAAGGCAAGGAGCGTTTTGACAAAATTGATGAGCTGCGCAAAGAGCAAATAGCCGCTTGCGAAACGCCGGGTTACCGCTGTGATGTCTATAGTTTTCATGGTGGCTTAGAGTATTACCTGATTAAACAAATGGAAATTCGTGATGTACGTTTAGTGCATGCGCCAGCTTCAGGTATAGGTAAATTTGGTGGCGATATCGACAACTGGATGTGGCCACGCCATACAGGGGACTATTCGTTTTACCGTGCTTATGTAGGCAAAGATGGTCAGCCAGCTGATTTCAGTGCTGAAAACGTGCCATTTACACCACCATCTTATTTAAAAGTGTCAGCTAAACCGCTGAAAGAAAATGACTTTGTGATGGTTATTGGGTATCCGGGCCGCACCAACAGATACAACTCGGCTGCTGAAGTAGAGAATCAATTCACCCAGGTCTTGCCTTTATCCAAGGCCTACCGTGAAGAAGCTATTGCAGTGATTAAGCAGCATTCTGCCGAAGGTTCAGAAGCGCGTATTAAATACGAAAGTATTCTGGCGTCTTTGGCTAACTATGCAAAAAACTTCGAAGGTATGATCACAAGTTATCAGAAAGGTGATACCCAGCAGCGCAAAGATCAGTTTGATAAAGCACTGAACCTGTGGATTAAATCCAGTCCGGCCCGTCAGGCCAAGTACGCGCCAGCAGTACGTAATCTGCAACAGTTGCTGGTGGAAGAGCAGGAAAACCAGCAACGTGATCTGGTCTTGGGTTATTTAAGTTATGGTCAGCTGTTTAACACAGCTAAGCGTTTATACCGTTTGGCCAATGAGCAGCAAAAACCAGATGCAGAACGCGAAATGGGTTATCAAGAGCGTGATTTAGAACGTTTCTCTGCCAGCATGAAACGCTTATCCCGCAGCTTTGATGCCAAAGTAGAGCAAGAACTGATGCTGCATTTCTTGCAACATTACGCCAAATTACCAGCGGATCAGCGCTTAAAATCTCTGGATGGTTATTTTGGTATAGGTTCTGCTGAGCTGGATGTTGCAGCGCTTCGCACTAAACTTGAAGGACTCTATCAGGCCACTAAGTTGTCGGATGAAGTGGAACGTTTAGCCTGGATGGGGAAATCGGTCGACGATTATAAAGCCAGCGACGATCCGCTGATCCAATACGCTGTTGCTATGTACGACACTGATATTGCTTTAGAAAATGCGGAGAAAGAACATAAAGGCAAGCTGGCAGTGGCTCGTCCTCAGGTGATGGAAGCCATTATTGCTTTTAACAAAGCCAATGGCAAAGCTGTGTACGCCGATGCCAACAGCACCTTGCGTGTGACTTATGGTTCTATCAAAGGTTATCAGCCAAAAGATGCGGTGTCTTATCAGCCATTTACCACTGCAGCTGGTATTTTGCAGAAGCAAACGGGTGTAGATCCATTTGATGCACCACCAGCTCAGGTCGAAGCCTTAAAACAAGGCGACTTTGGCATTTACAAAGATGCGGTCTATAACAATCTACCGGTCAACTTCTTAAGCACAGTAGATACCACAGGAGGGAACTCAGGTTCACCAACACTGAATGGTAAAGCTGAATTAGTCGGTTTGTTATTTGATGGTGTGATTGAAGGCATCATCGGCAACTGGGACTACGATCCGGCCACCAACCGCTCTATCCATGTCGACAGCCGTTATATGTTGTGGCAAATGGAGAAGGTAGATGGCGCGACTAATCTTCTAAAAGAAATGACAATAGTTAAAGAATAG
- a CDS encoding DUF2914 domain-containing protein: MALFGFCTGLFSLWQVERREEFAQFFAILMVVGWLWLMGEYWLRKGLLRKFGISLSKDVTHLVTQLLHQESLFFALPFFLAATDWDQPQAVFTVLLVCCALVAVIDPAYNRLLTKRRALFLLYHCFSLFAVLMVVLPLLFFITTTQSLGLALIISALLSIPSIRPLLAQPGRWRLPVLSLLLVVMTTSIWFSRSLIPAPVLNLNDIQLSQHMDYEQRLPGAAITELSLAELQQGLYAYTSVRAPRGLKEQIYHEWIHNGQSVERIPLNISGGREEGYRAWTRKQQFPQDAVGKWKIRVVTDSGQLLGAITFTVTP; the protein is encoded by the coding sequence GTGGCCTTGTTTGGGTTTTGCACTGGTTTATTTAGCTTATGGCAAGTTGAGCGCCGTGAAGAATTTGCTCAGTTTTTTGCCATTCTGATGGTGGTTGGCTGGTTATGGCTAATGGGAGAATATTGGCTACGCAAAGGTTTATTGCGTAAGTTTGGCATCTCCCTATCAAAAGACGTCACCCATTTGGTCACCCAATTACTGCATCAGGAAAGTTTGTTTTTTGCCTTGCCATTTTTTCTGGCAGCCACTGACTGGGACCAGCCCCAAGCCGTGTTTACTGTGTTGTTGGTGTGTTGTGCTTTGGTGGCAGTTATTGATCCGGCCTACAACAGGCTGCTGACAAAACGACGCGCTTTATTTTTGCTGTATCACTGCTTTTCTCTATTCGCCGTTTTGATGGTGGTCTTGCCGCTGCTGTTTTTTATCACCACCACCCAAAGTCTGGGTTTGGCACTTATTATTTCAGCTTTACTGAGTATTCCCAGTATCCGCCCTTTATTAGCACAACCAGGGCGCTGGCGTTTACCCGTGTTATCCCTGTTGTTAGTGGTAATGACCACCAGCATCTGGTTTAGCCGCAGCCTGATCCCCGCCCCTGTGTTGAATCTGAACGACATTCAGCTAAGCCAGCATATGGATTATGAACAGCGTTTACCAGGTGCAGCAATTACAGAATTATCGCTGGCAGAGCTACAACAAGGTCTTTATGCCTATACCTCAGTACGGGCACCACGGGGCTTAAAAGAGCAGATTTATCATGAGTGGATCCACAATGGCCAATCGGTCGAACGCATTCCGCTAAATATTTCAGGCGGTCGTGAAGAAGGCTACAGAGCCTGGACCCGCAAACAACAATTTCCACAAGATGCTGTGGGTAAATGGAAAATTCGGGTAGTAACAGATTCGGGGCAGTTATTGGGGGCTATAACATTTACTGTGACGCCTTAA
- a CDS encoding regulatory protein RecX: MTEPQPSQEPKLLTEQELRQWLLGLLSRREYSALELKQKLKQKGASAQQITELLDWAQQRDYQNELRYARMQVNAKLHKGYGWFYISQFCAQQGIKKELQQQLLEELDIDWFEVASTAYRKKYADKPIADYQDKLKRMRYLQSRGFGSDTIQLVFAELKEE, encoded by the coding sequence ATGACAGAGCCCCAGCCTTCGCAAGAACCAAAGCTTCTAACAGAGCAGGAATTGCGGCAATGGCTGTTGGGTTTGCTATCACGCCGTGAATACAGTGCGCTGGAGCTAAAACAAAAGCTCAAGCAAAAAGGCGCATCGGCACAACAAATTACTGAATTATTGGACTGGGCGCAGCAACGGGATTACCAGAACGAGTTACGTTATGCCCGTATGCAGGTCAATGCAAAGTTGCATAAAGGCTATGGATGGTTTTACATTAGCCAGTTTTGTGCACAGCAGGGCATTAAAAAAGAACTACAACAGCAACTGCTGGAAGAATTAGACATCGATTGGTTTGAGGTCGCCTCAACGGCGTATCGGAAAAAATATGCGGATAAACCCATAGCGGATTATCAGGACAAACTTAAACGGATGCGTTATTTACAAAGCCGGGGCTTTGGCAGTGACACTATCCAACTTGTATTTGCAGAGCTTAAAGAAGAGTAA
- the alaS gene encoding alanine--tRNA ligase, producing MTSAQLRRAFLDFFASKGHQIVSSSSLIPGNDPTLLFTNAGMVQFKDVFLGQDKRSYNRAVTAQRCLRAGGKHNDLENVGYTARHHTFFEMLGNFSFGDYFKQDAIKYAWEFLTEVVMLPKEKLWITVYATDDEAFDIWTKEIGVPAERAIRIGDNKGAPYASDNFWAMGDTGPCGPCTEIFYDHGDHIWGGPPGSAEEDGDRFIEIWNNVFMQFNRHADGRMEPLPKPSVDTGMGLERIAAILQNVHSNYEIDTFAALIKATAAITGATDLNDKSLRVVADHIRSCSFLVADGVMPSNEGRGYVLRRIIRRAIRHGNKLGAKGVFFSKLVGALAEQMGEAYPELIEKQAVIEKVLALEEEQFGKTLERGLGILEEALAALNGSTVIPGEVAFKLYDTYGFPLDLTSDVARERGLTVDQAGFEASMEAQRKRAQQASNFGADYNQALTSAVCTDFTGYTQIQGKAKVVEILLEGNAVNALTDGQQALVILDQTPFYAESGGQSGDAGVLTLANGAVFTVADTIKVGKAFAHKGSLKGALAIGDLVDAAIDNARREAIRKNHSATHLLHAALRTVLGEHVTQKGSLVGSERLRFDFSHFEAVKADEIRRIEQMVNEQVQQNHEVLTRLMNVDDAKAAGAMALFGEKYDDEVRVLSMGDFSIELCGGTHVSRTGDIGLFKIVVESGIAAGIRRIEAVTGEGALAFVHKLEQQAQTVASMLKGDVFSIAEKVQQAMDSRKALEKELEQLKAKLASAAGASLLEQVQVINGVKVLIAELKGADPKAFRTMVDELKNKLGSGILLLATAAEGKVSLIAGVTSDLTAKVQAGQLIGWAAEQVGGKGGGKPDLAQAGGTDVAALPGVLKAAADYIAAKL from the coding sequence ATGACTTCGGCACAACTTCGCCGCGCTTTCCTGGACTTTTTTGCCAGTAAAGGCCACCAAATCGTTAGCAGCAGTTCACTGATCCCGGGCAATGACCCGACTTTACTCTTTACCAACGCAGGTATGGTTCAGTTTAAAGATGTGTTTTTAGGTCAGGACAAACGCAGCTACAACCGCGCTGTGACAGCGCAACGTTGTTTGCGTGCCGGCGGTAAACACAACGATTTAGAAAACGTAGGTTATACAGCCCGTCACCATACCTTCTTTGAAATGTTAGGTAACTTCAGCTTTGGCGATTACTTCAAACAGGACGCTATTAAATACGCCTGGGAGTTTTTAACTGAAGTAGTGATGCTGCCAAAAGAAAAACTCTGGATCACTGTGTACGCTACAGACGACGAAGCTTTTGATATCTGGACCAAAGAAATTGGTGTGCCAGCTGAGCGCGCTATCCGCATTGGTGATAACAAAGGCGCACCTTACGCCTCAGATAACTTCTGGGCTATGGGCGACACAGGTCCTTGTGGTCCTTGTACTGAAATTTTCTACGATCATGGCGATCATATCTGGGGTGGACCACCGGGGTCAGCTGAAGAAGATGGCGACCGTTTTATTGAGATCTGGAACAACGTTTTTATGCAGTTTAACCGTCATGCCGATGGCCGGATGGAACCTCTGCCAAAACCAAGCGTGGACACTGGCATGGGCTTAGAGCGTATTGCAGCTATTTTGCAAAACGTGCACAGCAACTACGAAATTGACACTTTTGCTGCGCTGATTAAAGCCACTGCAGCAATCACAGGCGCTACTGACTTAAACGACAAGTCGTTACGTGTAGTGGCCGACCATATCCGCAGCTGTTCATTTTTAGTGGCTGATGGTGTAATGCCATCCAATGAAGGCCGTGGTTATGTGCTGCGCCGTATTATTCGCCGCGCTATCCGTCATGGCAACAAGCTGGGTGCTAAAGGTGTGTTTTTCAGTAAATTGGTTGGCGCTTTGGCCGAACAAATGGGTGAAGCTTACCCAGAGCTTATTGAAAAGCAGGCCGTGATTGAAAAAGTGCTGGCATTAGAAGAAGAGCAGTTTGGTAAAACTTTAGAGCGTGGTCTGGGTATTCTGGAAGAGGCTTTAGCAGCACTGAATGGCAGTACTGTGATCCCGGGTGAAGTGGCCTTTAAGTTATATGACACTTACGGTTTCCCACTGGATTTAACCAGTGATGTAGCGCGTGAACGTGGTTTAACTGTGGATCAGGCCGGTTTTGAAGCTTCAATGGAAGCACAACGTAAACGTGCTCAGCAAGCCTCTAACTTTGGTGCTGATTACAATCAGGCCTTAACGTCGGCTGTGTGCACTGACTTTACCGGCTACACCCAGATTCAGGGCAAAGCCAAAGTGGTCGAAATTCTGCTGGAAGGCAATGCAGTCAATGCACTGACAGATGGACAGCAGGCGCTGGTCATCCTGGATCAAACCCCATTTTATGCCGAGTCTGGTGGTCAATCCGGTGATGCTGGTGTATTAACACTGGCCAATGGTGCGGTCTTTACCGTGGCAGACACCATCAAAGTAGGTAAAGCATTTGCTCATAAAGGCAGCTTAAAAGGTGCTTTGGCTATTGGCGATTTAGTGGATGCAGCCATTGATAATGCCCGTCGTGAAGCCATCCGTAAAAACCACTCTGCCACCCACTTATTGCACGCAGCGCTGCGCACCGTTTTGGGTGAGCATGTGACTCAAAAAGGCTCTTTAGTAGGTTCAGAACGTTTACGTTTTGACTTCTCGCATTTTGAAGCGGTAAAAGCGGATGAAATCCGCCGTATCGAGCAAATGGTCAACGAGCAAGTGCAACAAAACCACGAAGTGCTGACTCGTCTGATGAATGTCGATGATGCTAAAGCCGCAGGCGCTATGGCGCTGTTTGGTGAAAAATACGATGACGAAGTGCGTGTGCTGAGCATGGGCGACTTCTCGATTGAACTCTGTGGTGGTACTCACGTGTCTCGCACCGGTGATATCGGCTTATTCAAAATTGTGGTCGAAAGCGGTATAGCTGCTGGTATTCGCCGTATTGAAGCTGTGACTGGCGAAGGCGCTTTAGCTTTTGTGCATAAGCTGGAACAACAAGCTCAAACTGTGGCTTCGATGCTGAAGGGAGATGTATTTTCTATTGCTGAAAAAGTGCAGCAAGCGATGGACAGCCGCAAAGCCTTAGAGAAAGAGCTGGAGCAATTAAAAGCTAAGCTCGCCAGCGCTGCCGGTGCTTCTTTGCTGGAGCAGGTGCAGGTGATCAATGGCGTTAAAGTGTTGATTGCAGAGCTTAAAGGTGCTGATCCAAAAGCCTTCCGTACTATGGTGGATGAGCTGAAGAACAAATTAGGTTCAGGCATTTTGTTATTAGCCACAGCTGCTGAAGGCAAAGTCAGTTTAATCGCTGGTGTCACCTCTGATTTAACCGCCAAAGTACAGGCTGGCCAGCTGATTGGCTGGGCTGCAGAACAAGTAGGTGGTAAAGGCGGTGGTAAGCCGGATTTAGCTCAGGCGGGTGGTACCGATGTGGCTGCTTTACCTGGTGTACTGAAAGCTGCTGCCGACTATATTGCGGCTAAGCTGTAA
- a CDS encoding aspartate kinase — translation MALYVQKFGGTSVGTPQRIEAVAEQVIQTVHAGHKVVVVVSAMAGETNRLLGLAHQIDSRPSTRELDMLAASGEQVSIALLAMALIKRGHPAVSLLADQIGILTDNKFSRARILSVGTERLWQELEQGHIVIAAGFQGRDIEGNITTLGRGGSDTTAVALAAALKADECQIFTDVDGIYSMDPRICADAFRLPHVDASSMLELASLGAKVLHSRSVEYAAMHQVPVRVLSSFRPDQGTLVCYEDQTMSVPAVTGLACQTGEVWLELNELSSELHIALLKEFARLAIETDMLKVQYAPSGLVQMQFSLNQNDLNTVEDICNELKKKQNFTLQSRKSLGKLSIVGIGLKSNPAITATVFEQLQLLAVQVVAVSCAEIKLSIVVPETELNKVAVALHTALLGSVN, via the coding sequence GTGGCTTTATATGTACAAAAATTCGGGGGTACCTCAGTAGGTACCCCACAACGTATCGAAGCAGTGGCAGAACAGGTCATTCAGACTGTGCATGCCGGTCATAAAGTGGTGGTGGTGGTGTCTGCTATGGCAGGCGAAACCAACAGGCTGCTTGGGCTGGCACATCAGATTGACAGTCGTCCTTCTACCCGCGAACTGGATATGTTAGCCGCAAGCGGTGAGCAGGTCAGTATTGCTTTGCTGGCGATGGCGCTGATTAAACGGGGTCATCCGGCTGTATCATTGCTGGCCGATCAGATTGGTATTCTGACCGACAATAAATTCAGTCGTGCGCGTATTTTATCTGTTGGCACTGAACGTTTATGGCAGGAGCTGGAGCAAGGCCATATTGTGATCGCTGCTGGTTTTCAGGGCCGGGATATTGAAGGCAATATCACCACCTTAGGTCGTGGTGGTTCTGATACCACAGCAGTGGCTTTAGCCGCAGCCTTAAAAGCTGACGAGTGCCAGATATTTACCGATGTCGACGGCATTTACAGCATGGACCCACGAATTTGTGCTGATGCGTTCCGGCTGCCTCATGTAGATGCATCCAGTATGCTTGAGCTGGCCAGTTTAGGCGCCAAAGTATTGCATTCCCGCTCTGTCGAATATGCGGCTATGCATCAGGTGCCGGTACGGGTGTTATCCAGCTTCAGGCCTGATCAGGGAACTTTAGTGTGTTATGAGGACCAGACAATGAGTGTACCAGCGGTGACAGGACTGGCATGCCAGACCGGCGAAGTCTGGTTGGAGCTGAATGAGCTCAGTAGTGAGCTACATATCGCATTACTGAAGGAGTTCGCCCGTTTAGCTATTGAGACCGATATGTTAAAGGTGCAGTATGCGCCGTCAGGTTTAGTACAGATGCAGTTCAGTTTGAACCAAAATGATCTGAATACTGTAGAAGATATTTGTAATGAACTGAAAAAGAAGCAAAATTTTACGCTGCAAAGCAGGAAGTCTTTGGGCAAGTTATCTATAGTAGGGATAGGGCTGAAATCAAATCCTGCCATTACAGCGACAGTATTTGAACAATTGCAGTTATTAGCCGTGCAGGTTGTGGCTGTCAGTTGTGCCGAAATTAAATTATCTATCGTCGTGCCAGAGACTGAATTGAATAAAGTAGCTGTCGCTTTACATACTGCCTTATTGGGTTCAGTTAATTAA